The following are from one region of the Streptomyces rubrogriseus genome:
- a CDS encoding helix-turn-helix domain-containing protein, whose product MAAAGERPLNEVQFLTVAEVASVMRVSKMTVYRLVHSGHLPAIRVGRSFRVPEQAVHEYLRESYVGVETA is encoded by the coding sequence ATGGCTGCAGCTGGCGAGAGGCCTCTGAACGAGGTTCAGTTCCTTACCGTGGCGGAGGTCGCCTCGGTGATGCGCGTGTCCAAGATGACCGTGTACCGGTTGGTGCACAGCGGTCATCTGCCCGCGATCCGGGTCGGACGGTCGTTCCGCGTCCCGGAGCAAGCGGTTCACGAGTACCTCCGCGAGAGCTACGTGGGGGTGGAAACGGCCTGA
- a CDS encoding 30S ribosomal protein bS22, with protein sequence MGSVIKKRRKRMAKKKHRKLLKRTRVQRRNKK encoded by the coding sequence GTGGGCTCTGTTATCAAGAAGCGGCGCAAGCGGATGGCCAAGAAGAAGCACCGCAAGCTGCTGAAGCGCACGCGCGTTCAGCGTCGCAACAAGAAGTAA
- a CDS encoding NAD-dependent epimerase/dehydratase family protein encodes MGKVVLVTGVARQLGGRFVRRIQRDPGVERVIGVDAVAPEHHLGGAEFVQADIRQSAIGRVLAQTRADTVVHLDVTGTPLGSGSRASVKETNVIGTMQLLGACQKSPTVRRLVVKSSTNVYGSAPRDPAVCVETTAPKSLPSGGFAKDAVEVEGYVRGFARRRPDVSVTVLRFANILGPAADTPLASYFGLPVLPTVFGYDPRLQFVHEDDVIEVLRVCADEPRRGTLNSGTFNIAGDGVLLLSQCSRRLGRPTVPLLLPAVTWAGSLVRTLGMTDFSPEQIRLLTHGRVVDTTQMRETLGFRPKYSTAGAFSDFARGRGAGLLPPEALAGAVDRIAELSLRDSGHLPTQSAN; translated from the coding sequence TTGGGCAAGGTCGTGCTCGTGACCGGAGTGGCCCGGCAGCTGGGCGGCCGGTTCGTCCGGCGCATCCAGCGTGATCCCGGTGTGGAGCGGGTGATCGGCGTGGACGCCGTCGCGCCCGAGCACCATCTGGGCGGCGCGGAGTTCGTCCAGGCGGACATCCGGCAGTCGGCCATCGGGCGGGTGCTGGCCCAGACGCGTGCGGACACGGTCGTCCACCTGGACGTGACGGGCACGCCGCTGGGCAGCGGCAGTCGCGCCTCGGTGAAGGAGACCAACGTCATCGGCACGATGCAGCTGCTCGGCGCCTGCCAGAAGTCGCCGACGGTGCGGCGGCTGGTGGTGAAGTCCAGTACCAACGTCTACGGGTCCGCGCCGCGCGACCCGGCCGTCTGCGTCGAGACCACCGCGCCCAAGTCCCTGCCCAGCGGCGGCTTCGCCAAGGACGCGGTCGAGGTCGAGGGGTACGTGCGGGGCTTCGCCCGCCGGCGGCCGGACGTGTCGGTGACGGTGCTGCGGTTCGCCAACATCCTCGGCCCGGCCGCGGACACGCCGCTCGCCTCGTACTTCGGACTGCCGGTGCTGCCCACGGTGTTCGGCTACGACCCGAGGCTGCAGTTCGTGCACGAGGACGACGTGATCGAGGTGCTGCGGGTCTGTGCGGACGAGCCGCGGCGGGGAACGCTGAACAGCGGGACCTTCAACATCGCCGGGGACGGTGTGCTGCTGCTCTCGCAGTGCTCGCGGCGGCTCGGCCGTCCCACGGTGCCGTTGCTGCTGCCGGCGGTCACCTGGGCGGGTTCGCTCGTGCGTACGCTGGGGATGACGGACTTCTCCCCCGAGCAGATCCGGCTGCTCACCCACGGTCGGGTGGTGGACACCACGCAGATGCGCGAGACGCTGGGATTCAGGCCGAAGTACTCGACGGCCGGGGCGTTCAGCGACTTCGCCCGCGGGCGCGGCGCCGGGCTGCTGCCGCCCGAGGCCCTCGCGGGGGCCGTCGACCGGATCGCGGAGCTGTCCCTGCGGGACAGCGGTCATCTCCCGACGCAGAGCGCCAACTGA
- a CDS encoding lysophospholipid acyltransferase family protein: protein MADAKVIPFDDDRSRGSRGAGSRCRGGPAESAPVGEGPVGDVQPLPVRGAAAQDPAPGPDESPAPRSAVGDGGDQDGGLERRLAAGLSFLRRRLTGDYEVDDFGYDAELTDQVLMSLLRPVYEKYFRVEVKGVENIPAEGGALIVANHSGTLPLDGLMMQVAVHDHHPADRHLRLLAADLVFVLPVVNELARKLGHTLACAEDAERLLAQGELVGVMPEGFKGIGKPFGERYKLQRFGRGGFVSTALRQGAPIVPCSIVGAEEIYPMIGNSKTLARLLGFPYFPLTPTFPWLGPLGAVPLPTKWTIQFGEPIPTDGYAPEAAEDPVLMFNLTDQVREQIQHTLYKLLVQRRSVFF from the coding sequence ATGGCGGACGCCAAGGTCATTCCGTTCGACGACGACCGGTCGCGGGGGAGCCGCGGCGCGGGGAGCCGGTGCAGGGGCGGCCCGGCCGAGTCGGCGCCGGTGGGTGAGGGGCCGGTGGGCGACGTGCAGCCGCTGCCCGTACGGGGAGCCGCCGCGCAGGACCCGGCACCCGGGCCGGACGAGTCGCCCGCGCCTCGGTCGGCGGTCGGTGACGGCGGCGACCAGGACGGGGGCCTGGAGCGGCGCCTCGCGGCCGGCCTGTCCTTCCTGCGCCGCCGGCTCACGGGGGACTACGAGGTCGACGACTTCGGCTACGACGCCGAGCTGACCGACCAGGTGCTGATGTCCCTGCTGCGCCCGGTGTACGAGAAGTACTTTCGCGTCGAGGTGAAGGGCGTGGAGAACATCCCGGCCGAGGGCGGTGCGCTGATCGTCGCCAACCACTCCGGGACGCTGCCGCTGGACGGGCTGATGATGCAGGTCGCCGTGCACGACCACCATCCGGCCGACCGGCACCTGCGGCTGCTGGCGGCGGACCTGGTGTTCGTGCTGCCGGTGGTCAACGAGCTGGCGCGGAAGCTGGGCCACACCCTGGCCTGCGCGGAGGACGCGGAACGGCTGTTGGCACAGGGCGAGCTGGTCGGGGTGATGCCGGAGGGCTTCAAGGGCATCGGCAAGCCGTTCGGCGAGCGCTACAAACTCCAGCGGTTCGGACGGGGAGGCTTCGTCTCCACGGCGCTGCGGCAGGGGGCGCCGATCGTGCCGTGCTCGATCGTCGGGGCGGAGGAGATCTACCCGATGATCGGCAACTCCAAGACGCTGGCGCGGCTGCTGGGCTTCCCGTACTTCCCGCTCACGCCGACCTTCCCGTGGCTGGGGCCGCTGGGCGCGGTGCCGTTGCCGACGAAGTGGACGATCCAGTTCGGTGAGCCGATCCCGACGGACGGCTACGCACCGGAGGCGGCCGAGGACCCGGTGCTGATGTTCAACCTGACCGACCAGGTGAGAGAGCAGATCCAGCACACGCTCTACAAGCTGCTGGTGCAGCGGAGGTCGGTGTTCTTCTGA
- a CDS encoding DUF5667 domain-containing protein has product MIANVSAHRRANAFAQALEEQSDSGAAAEQSGGPATAGATAEPTEQGRLVTLAHGLETLPRPELDPEVKVVQRAQLVAAFEAMLQEGTASGGATDTSVPEQRRARGAHRAAPLSRFRPRSRLAKGLTAGGLSVSVAAGAFGGVAAASSDALPGDSLYGLKRGIEDFRLGLADGNDERGRAYLDLASTRLSEARRLMERGRSGPLDHESLGEIRRALSGMRHDASEGHRLLSAAYAHDPDSLAPMQALSAFSQSHRETWGALRERLPLQLGDVSEQVSSVFDAIDDDVAPLQSMLPQPPAQDENGGDDGLPGGSGSATTGTPGSGHSSAPRTGDEGTSERGRSQSDRPSESARSGDESDGLLGGGTGGLLDPPKDDSGTASPSTGNNTPPAEPDVTLPPLLPGLLPGLGIEAEDAD; this is encoded by the coding sequence GTGATCGCGAACGTATCGGCACACCGGCGGGCGAACGCCTTCGCCCAGGCCCTGGAGGAGCAGTCGGACTCCGGGGCGGCGGCCGAGCAGTCCGGAGGGCCGGCGACCGCCGGGGCCACCGCGGAACCGACCGAGCAGGGTCGCCTGGTGACCCTCGCCCATGGTCTGGAGACGCTGCCCCGGCCCGAGCTGGACCCCGAGGTCAAGGTCGTCCAGCGGGCCCAGCTCGTGGCCGCCTTCGAGGCCATGCTGCAGGAGGGCACCGCGAGCGGCGGGGCGACGGACACGTCGGTACCGGAGCAGCGCCGGGCGCGCGGCGCCCATCGGGCTGCCCCGCTGAGCAGGTTCCGGCCCCGCTCGCGGCTGGCCAAGGGCCTCACCGCGGGCGGGCTGAGCGTGAGCGTGGCCGCCGGTGCCTTCGGCGGAGTCGCCGCCGCCAGTTCGGACGCCCTGCCCGGCGACTCGCTCTACGGCCTCAAGCGCGGCATAGAGGACTTCCGCCTCGGCCTCGCCGACGGCAACGACGAGCGGGGCCGGGCCTACCTGGACCTCGCCTCGACCCGGCTCAGCGAGGCCCGTCGGCTGATGGAGCGCGGCCGCAGCGGCCCCCTCGACCACGAGTCGCTCGGTGAGATCCGCCGCGCCCTGTCCGGCATGCGGCACGACGCCTCCGAGGGCCACCGCCTGCTCAGCGCGGCCTACGCCCACGACCCCGACTCGCTGGCTCCCATGCAGGCCCTCTCCGCCTTCTCCCAGTCCCACCGGGAGACCTGGGGAGCGCTGCGCGAGCGGCTGCCCCTGCAGCTCGGGGACGTCAGTGAGCAGGTGTCGTCGGTGTTCGACGCCATAGACGACGACGTGGCCCCGCTGCAGTCCATGCTGCCGCAGCCGCCGGCCCAGGACGAGAACGGCGGGGACGACGGTCTGCCGGGCGGTTCCGGCTCGGCGACCACCGGCACCCCCGGCTCCGGTCACTCCTCGGCGCCCCGCACCGGCGACGAGGGCACGTCCGAGCGCGGCCGCTCGCAGTCCGACCGGCCCAGCGAGTCCGCCCGCTCCGGCGACGAGAGCGACGGCCTGCTCGGCGGCGGCACCGGCGGCCTGCTCGACCCGCCGAAGGACGACAGCGGCACCGCCTCCCCCTCCACGGGCAACAACACCCCGCCCGCGGAGCCGGACGTCACCCTCCCGCCCCTCCTCCCGGGCCTCCTGCCCGGCCTGGGCATCGAGGCGGAGGACGCGGACTGA
- a CDS encoding ECF subfamily RNA polymerase sigma factor, BldN family, with protein sequence MYPHVGVDASGLATLRATVKSAQDLLRGFVPTAYAVPALAAAAVPAGPCYALAEGSAAVGRRARSSSSGAAATTHRRPAADSDSARMMELVERAQAGEADAFGRLYDQYSDTVYRYIYYRVGGKATAEDLTSETFLRALRRIGTFTYQGRDFGAWLVTIARNLVADHFKSSRFRLEVTTGEMLDANEVERSPEDSVLESLSNAALLDAVRRLNPQQQECVTLRFLQGLSVAETARVMGKNEGAIKTLQYRAVRTLARLLPDDAR encoded by the coding sequence GTGTACCCACACGTCGGGGTTGACGCCTCGGGCCTGGCTACGCTGCGCGCAACGGTCAAATCAGCCCAAGACCTGTTGCGCGGCTTCGTCCCCACCGCGTATGCCGTCCCCGCCCTCGCCGCGGCCGCCGTGCCCGCCGGTCCGTGCTACGCACTGGCCGAAGGAAGCGCCGCCGTCGGCAGACGAGCGCGGTCGTCCTCGTCCGGGGCCGCCGCCACCACCCACCGCCGCCCGGCGGCGGACAGCGACAGCGCCCGCATGATGGAGCTGGTCGAGCGGGCCCAGGCCGGCGAGGCCGACGCCTTCGGCCGGCTCTACGACCAGTACAGCGACACCGTGTACCGCTACATCTACTACCGGGTGGGAGGCAAGGCCACCGCCGAGGACCTCACCAGCGAGACCTTTCTGCGGGCGCTCAGGCGCATCGGCACCTTCACCTATCAGGGCCGCGACTTCGGCGCCTGGCTCGTGACGATCGCCCGCAACCTGGTCGCCGACCACTTCAAGTCCAGCCGCTTCCGCCTAGAGGTCACCACCGGCGAGATGCTCGACGCCAACGAGGTCGAGCGCTCCCCCGAGGACTCCGTCCTCGAGTCCCTCTCCAACGCCGCCCTGCTGGACGCCGTACGACGGCTCAACCCACAGCAGCAGGAGTGCGTGACCCTGCGCTTCCTCCAGGGCCTCTCGGTCGCCGAGACCGCCCGGGTCATGGGCAAGAACGAGGGCGCCATCAAGACGCTCCAGTACCGGGCCGTGCGCACCCTCGCCCGGCTCCTCCCCGACGACGCCCGCTGA
- a CDS encoding HAD family hydrolase — protein sequence MAALRWLTPRRRSATARSVLAGEASAEAARKSAEAAETAGSPQETAPGSGVAEPEFPVHGDDRAAAFFDLDNTVMQGAAIFHFGRGLYKRKFFETRDLARFAWQQAWFRLAGFEDPEHMQDARDSALSIVKGHRVSELKSIGEEIYDEYMAERIWPGTRALAQAHLDAGQKVWLVTAAPVEIAQVIARRLGLTGALGTVAESIGGVYTGKLVGEPLHGPAKAEAVRALATAEALDLSRCAAYSDSHNDIPMLSLVGHPYAINPDSKLRKHARQLEWRLRDYRTGRKAAKVGIPAAAGVGAVAGGTAAAIALHRRRR from the coding sequence ATGGCCGCTCTTCGATGGCTCACTCCCCGTAGGCGCTCCGCCACGGCGCGGAGCGTGTTGGCAGGCGAGGCCTCGGCGGAGGCAGCCCGCAAGTCCGCGGAAGCCGCCGAGACCGCCGGGTCCCCCCAGGAAACCGCCCCCGGCTCCGGTGTCGCCGAACCGGAGTTCCCGGTCCACGGCGACGACCGCGCGGCCGCGTTCTTCGACCTCGACAACACCGTCATGCAGGGCGCCGCGATCTTCCACTTCGGCCGGGGCCTGTACAAGCGGAAGTTCTTCGAGACCCGCGACCTCGCCCGCTTCGCCTGGCAGCAGGCCTGGTTCCGGCTGGCCGGGTTCGAGGACCCGGAGCACATGCAGGACGCCCGCGACTCCGCGCTCTCCATCGTCAAGGGCCACCGCGTCTCCGAGCTGAAGTCGATCGGCGAGGAGATCTACGACGAGTACATGGCCGAGCGGATCTGGCCCGGCACCCGCGCCCTCGCCCAGGCCCACCTGGACGCCGGACAGAAGGTCTGGCTGGTGACGGCCGCCCCGGTGGAGATCGCCCAGGTGATCGCCCGCCGCCTGGGCCTGACCGGCGCGCTCGGCACGGTGGCCGAGTCGATCGGCGGCGTCTACACGGGCAAGCTGGTCGGCGAGCCGCTGCACGGCCCCGCGAAGGCCGAGGCGGTCCGGGCGCTGGCCACGGCCGAGGCCCTGGACCTGTCCCGCTGCGCCGCCTACAGCGACTCGCACAACGACATCCCGATGCTGTCGCTGGTCGGACACCCGTACGCCATCAACCCGGACTCCAAGCTGCGCAAGCACGCCCGCCAGCTGGAGTGGCGGCTGCGCGACTACCGCACCGGGCGCAAGGCCGCGAAGGTCGGCATCCCCGCGGCCGCGGGCGTCGGGGCGGTGGCGGGCGGCACCGCGGCGGCCATCGCGCTGCACCGCCGCCGCCGTTGA
- a CDS encoding glutaredoxin family protein produces MSPLFRRKPTQPPEHSENHLVTLIRKPGCHLCDDAQLVVEKVCAELGVPWEGKDITEDRQLHDQYWEQIPVVLVDGRQHTFWRVNEERLRKVLTDQYK; encoded by the coding sequence ATGAGTCCCCTCTTCCGCCGGAAGCCCACGCAGCCCCCTGAGCACTCCGAGAACCATCTCGTCACCCTCATTCGCAAACCCGGCTGTCATCTGTGTGATGACGCACAGCTCGTCGTCGAGAAGGTCTGCGCGGAACTCGGCGTCCCCTGGGAGGGGAAGGACATCACCGAGGACCGCCAACTCCACGACCAGTACTGGGAGCAGATTCCGGTCGTGCTGGTCGACGGCCGGCAGCACACCTTCTGGCGTGTGAACGAGGAACGGCTGCGCAAGGTACTGACCGATCAGTACAAGTAG
- a CDS encoding redox-sensing transcriptional repressor Rex, which yields MATGRAHRPATRSRGIPEATVARLPLYLRALTALSERSVPTVSSEELAAAAGVNSAKLRKDFSYLGSYGTRGVGYDVEYLVYQISRELGLTQDWPVVIVGIGNLGAALANYGGFASRGFRVAALIDADPGMAGKPVAGIPVQHTDELEKIIQDDGVSIGVIATPAGAAQQVCDRLVAAGVTSILNFAPTVLNVPEGVDVRKVDLSIELQILAFHEQRKAGEEAAADGAAPPVAARKQQHSTGSADQGPDGDVPAVMPA from the coding sequence GTGGCAACTGGCCGAGCACACCGACCGGCGACCCGCAGCCGAGGGATTCCCGAGGCCACCGTCGCCAGGCTTCCGCTGTACCTCCGCGCACTGACGGCGCTGTCCGAGCGCTCGGTGCCCACGGTCTCCTCCGAGGAGCTGGCGGCCGCCGCGGGGGTCAACTCCGCGAAGCTGCGCAAGGACTTCTCCTACCTCGGCTCCTACGGGACCCGTGGTGTCGGCTACGACGTCGAGTATCTCGTCTACCAGATCTCGCGCGAACTCGGCCTCACCCAGGACTGGCCGGTTGTGATCGTCGGTATCGGCAACCTCGGTGCCGCGCTCGCCAACTACGGCGGCTTCGCCTCCCGCGGGTTCCGCGTCGCCGCGCTCATCGACGCCGATCCGGGAATGGCCGGAAAGCCCGTCGCCGGCATCCCGGTGCAGCACACCGACGAGCTGGAGAAGATCATCCAGGACGACGGTGTCTCGATCGGTGTGATCGCGACCCCCGCCGGCGCCGCCCAGCAGGTCTGCGACCGCCTCGTGGCCGCCGGTGTCACCTCCATCCTGAACTTCGCGCCGACCGTGCTGAACGTCCCCGAGGGCGTCGACGTGCGCAAGGTCGACCTCTCGATCGAGTTGCAGATCCTCGCCTTCCACGAGCAGCGCAAGGCGGGCGAGGAGGCCGCGGCCGACGGCGCCGCACCGCCCGTCGCCGCCCGCAAGCAGCAGCACTCCACCGGCTCCGCCGACCAGGGACCCGACGGGGACGTACCCGCCGTGATGCCGGCATGA
- a CDS encoding glutamyl-tRNA reductase — MSLLVVGLSHRSAPVSVLERASLNADAQLKLVQDTVAAEPAAEAAVLATCNRIELYADVDKFHAGVAELSTLLAQHSGVGLEELTPYLYVHYEDRAVHHLFSVACGLDSMVVGEGQILGQIKDSLARAQDLHTAGRLLNDLFQQALRVGKRAHSETGIDRAGQSLVTFGLEQLSAGADVEQWARGKKALVIGAGSMSSLAAATLARAGVAEIVVANRTFERAERLARILSEGDDTDVLARAVPMDAVQGELTRADVAVSCTGATGLVLTADSVAATVEGRTGAPAVEDTAVRETAARETAVREAGETPLPGAGSAADENCPLDLSSVSSVPSGFSVMGEAAVAGMDAATLEQHGAWAAGGTAVDRPRETGRPGPEADAELIGALAATATRVGRIPERRRPEPVAEVPRPQPVLFLLDLAMPRDVDAAVHRLAGVRLVDIESLADASADAPMAADVDMVRRIVADEVAAFGAAQRAAHITPTVVALRSMAADVVAGEIARLEGRLPGLDDKHRAEITQTVKRVVDKLLHAPTVRVKQLAAEPGGAGYADALRTLFDLDQETVASVSRAGNSTTEKNRGPA; from the coding sequence ATGAGCCTCCTCGTCGTCGGGCTGAGCCACCGCAGCGCCCCCGTCAGCGTGCTCGAGCGGGCCTCGCTGAACGCGGACGCGCAGCTCAAGCTGGTCCAGGACACGGTCGCCGCCGAACCGGCCGCCGAGGCCGCGGTGCTGGCCACCTGCAACCGCATCGAGCTGTACGCCGACGTGGACAAGTTCCACGCCGGTGTCGCCGAGCTGTCCACGCTGCTCGCCCAGCACAGCGGCGTCGGCCTGGAGGAGCTGACCCCCTACCTCTACGTGCACTACGAGGACCGGGCCGTCCACCACCTGTTCTCGGTGGCCTGCGGGCTGGACTCGATGGTGGTCGGCGAGGGGCAGATCCTCGGCCAGATAAAGGACTCGCTGGCCCGCGCCCAGGACCTGCACACCGCCGGACGGCTCCTGAACGACCTGTTCCAGCAGGCGCTGCGGGTCGGCAAGCGCGCCCACTCCGAGACCGGCATCGACCGGGCCGGGCAGTCCCTGGTCACCTTCGGCCTGGAGCAGCTGTCCGCCGGGGCCGACGTCGAGCAGTGGGCCCGGGGCAAGAAGGCACTGGTCATCGGTGCCGGTTCGATGTCCTCGCTGGCCGCCGCCACGCTGGCGCGGGCCGGGGTCGCCGAGATCGTGGTCGCCAACCGCACCTTCGAGCGCGCCGAGCGCCTCGCACGGATCCTCTCCGAGGGCGACGACACGGACGTGCTGGCCCGCGCGGTACCGATGGACGCGGTGCAGGGCGAGCTGACACGTGCCGACGTGGCCGTTTCCTGTACGGGCGCGACCGGGCTGGTCCTCACGGCCGACTCCGTGGCGGCGACGGTGGAGGGCCGTACCGGCGCGCCCGCCGTCGAGGACACCGCCGTACGGGAGACCGCTGCACGGGAGACCGCCGTACGGGAAGCCGGCGAAACGCCGCTGCCGGGTGCCGGGAGCGCCGCCGACGAGAACTGCCCCCTGGACCTCTCCTCCGTGTCCTCCGTCCCCTCCGGCTTCTCCGTCATGGGCGAGGCCGCCGTGGCCGGCATGGACGCGGCGACGCTGGAGCAGCACGGTGCGTGGGCCGCGGGCGGTACGGCGGTGGACCGGCCGCGCGAGACGGGCCGGCCGGGGCCGGAGGCGGACGCCGAGCTGATCGGCGCGCTCGCCGCGACGGCGACCCGCGTCGGCCGCATCCCCGAGCGCCGCCGCCCGGAGCCGGTCGCCGAGGTGCCCCGCCCGCAGCCCGTGCTCTTCCTGCTCGACCTCGCGATGCCGCGGGACGTCGACGCCGCCGTGCACCGGCTGGCCGGGGTCCGCCTGGTGGACATCGAGTCGCTCGCCGACGCCTCGGCCGACGCACCGATGGCCGCCGACGTCGACATGGTCCGCCGGATCGTCGCCGACGAGGTCGCGGCCTTCGGCGCCGCCCAGCGCGCCGCGCACATCACGCCCACCGTGGTCGCGCTGCGCAGCATGGCCGCGGACGTCGTGGCCGGCGAGATCGCCCGCCTGGAAGGGCGGCTGCCGGGGCTCGACGACAAGCACCGGGCCGAGATCACCCAGACCGTCAAGCGTGTGGTCGACAAGCTGCTGCACGCGCCGACGGTGCGGGTCAAGCAGCTCGCCGCCGAACCCGGCGGTGCCGGGTACGCGGACGCGCTGCGCACCCTGTTCGACCTCGACCAGGAGACGGTGGCCTCCGTCTCCCGCGCCGGGAACAGCACCACTGAGAAGAACCGAGGGCCGGCATGA
- the hemC gene encoding hydroxymethylbilane synthase produces MTEKALRLGTRRSKLAMAQSGQVADAVSQVTGRPVELVEITTYGDTSREHLAQIGGTGVFVAALRDALLRGEVDFAVHSLKDLPTAQHEGLVVAAIPEREDPRDVVVARDARKLTDLPRGARIGTGAPRRMAQLNAYARTHGMEIETVPIRGNVDTRIGYVRSGELDAVVLAAAGLNRVGRIDEVTDFLSVDTVLPAPGQGALAVECAADNAALIAALAELDDPFTRAAVTAERSLLAALEAGCSAPVGALADLLADGQTVKEMRLRGVVGTTDGSTLVQLSTTGPVPETHEAALALGGELATEMLAQGAAGLMGERAH; encoded by the coding sequence ATGACTGAGAAGGCACTGAGGCTGGGGACCAGGCGGAGCAAGCTCGCCATGGCCCAGTCCGGGCAGGTGGCGGACGCCGTGAGCCAGGTGACCGGTCGGCCCGTTGAGCTGGTCGAGATCACCACGTACGGCGACACGTCGCGGGAGCACCTGGCGCAGATCGGCGGCACGGGCGTGTTCGTCGCCGCGCTGCGCGACGCGCTGCTGCGGGGAGAGGTGGACTTCGCGGTTCACTCGCTCAAGGACCTCCCCACCGCGCAGCACGAGGGCCTGGTCGTGGCCGCGATCCCGGAGCGCGAGGACCCGCGGGACGTGGTCGTCGCCCGGGACGCGCGCAAGCTGACCGACCTCCCGCGCGGGGCGCGCATCGGCACGGGCGCGCCGCGCCGCATGGCGCAGCTGAACGCGTACGCCCGCACCCACGGGATGGAGATCGAGACCGTCCCGATCCGCGGCAACGTGGACACGCGCATCGGATACGTCCGCAGCGGTGAGCTGGACGCGGTCGTGCTGGCCGCCGCCGGGCTGAACCGGGTGGGGCGCATCGACGAGGTGACCGACTTCCTGTCGGTCGACACGGTTCTGCCCGCCCCCGGCCAGGGGGCACTGGCGGTCGAGTGCGCGGCGGACAACGCCGCGCTGATCGCCGCGCTCGCCGAGCTCGACGACCCGTTCACGCGGGCCGCCGTAACGGCCGAGCGGTCACTGCTCGCCGCCCTGGAGGCCGGCTGCAGCGCACCCGTGGGGGCGCTGGCCGACCTTCTGGCCGACGGGCAGACTGTCAAGGAAATGCGCCTGCGCGGCGTCGTCGGCACGACCGACGGCTCGACGCTGGTGCAGCTGTCCACCACCGGTCCCGTGCCCGAGACGCACGAGGCGGCGCTGGCGCTCGGCGGCGAACTCGCCACCGAGATGCTCGCCCAGGGCGCGGCCGGTCTGATGGGGGAGCGAGCACATTGA